In Pseudomonas sp. R76, one genomic interval encodes:
- a CDS encoding Arc family DNA-binding protein: protein MSEKIQPTAYPLRMPLPLREKLEESARKTKRSLNAEITARLEESFSPRTLDEVEVAKADELDREIARLSMESAKHSRALDLLMSKAKAAAGTEDEDSFGPQILEVAEALGRIEREKFQAMMRREMLD, encoded by the coding sequence ATGAGCGAGAAGATTCAGCCAACCGCCTACCCGCTGCGGATGCCGCTACCACTCCGGGAGAAGCTTGAAGAGTCTGCTCGAAAGACCAAGCGCAGCCTCAACGCTGAAATCACAGCTCGCCTTGAGGAAAGCTTCTCCCCTCGAACCCTTGACGAGGTTGAGGTGGCAAAGGCTGATGAACTGGACAGGGAAATAGCCAGGCTCAGCATGGAAAGCGCCAAGCACAGCCGCGCCCTCGATTTGCTCATGAGCAAAGCCAAGGCAGCCGCCGGCACCGAAGATGAAGACAGTTTCGGCCCTCAGATACTCGAAGTGGCGGAGGCTCTCGGCAGAATCGAGCGGGAG
- a CDS encoding BRO-N domain-containing protein — MAGDAAEQAGGSLKRRSPGVQARASDNEINFGEENVMSDISTAVSNVIPFKFGKQQVRTLLIDDQPWFVANDVSAALQYGEASAMTRNLDDDEKGLSIVQTLGGDQEMLVINESGLYSAILRSRKAEAKRFKKWVTAEVLPAIRKHGRYEDQGKMATLMDELIGMSELNVIKGLIRDKSKAVSADQRQGFQLVMHNRLHTRFNVPRTELIPADQFDQACNFIGSYALEGEYLPKTELVSNTNALSDKELYNVFFLMHHFLALKRVYDEYQLYSALSMLGSQAGADMIDHFRDPMVAVSTLKQRLPDMEAAAVRMGMEPGFVMRMAA, encoded by the coding sequence ATGGCGGGAGATGCAGCAGAGCAGGCAGGCGGTAGCCTGAAACGAAGAAGCCCCGGCGTGCAGGCCAGAGCTTCAGATAACGAAATCAACTTCGGAGAAGAAAACGTCATGAGCGATATTAGCACAGCTGTATCCAATGTCATCCCCTTCAAGTTCGGCAAACAACAGGTCCGCACGCTGCTGATCGACGATCAACCTTGGTTCGTGGCCAACGATGTTTCTGCTGCGCTTCAGTACGGCGAAGCGTCGGCGATGACTCGCAATCTGGACGACGACGAAAAGGGTCTGTCTATTGTGCAGACCCTTGGCGGTGATCAGGAGATGCTGGTCATAAACGAATCCGGCCTTTACTCGGCGATCCTGCGCAGTCGCAAGGCCGAAGCCAAGCGCTTTAAGAAGTGGGTCACTGCTGAGGTTCTTCCGGCGATCCGCAAGCACGGTCGATATGAGGACCAGGGCAAGATGGCTACACTCATGGACGAGCTTATCGGCATGAGCGAGCTGAATGTCATCAAAGGCTTGATCCGCGACAAGTCTAAGGCTGTTTCAGCTGATCAGCGCCAAGGTTTTCAGCTGGTGATGCACAATCGCCTGCACACCCGCTTCAATGTTCCACGCACTGAGCTGATCCCTGCTGACCAATTCGATCAAGCCTGCAACTTCATTGGCAGCTATGCACTTGAAGGCGAGTACCTGCCCAAGACAGAGCTGGTCAGCAATACGAATGCACTGTCGGACAAAGAGCTCTACAACGTATTTTTCCTGATGCACCACTTCTTGGCGCTGAAGAGGGTTTACGACGAGTACCAGCTTTATAGCGCGCTCAGCATGCTCGGCTCTCAGGCTGGCGCTGACATGATTGACCACTTCCGCGACCCGATGGTGGCCGTTTCCACTCTGAAGCAACGACTCCCGGACATGGAGGCAGCAGCAGTTCGTATGGGGATGGAGCCTGGTTTTGTGATGAGGATGGCGGCATGA
- a CDS encoding KilA-N domain-containing protein, producing the protein MNTGIIPFHYEGQAVSFNSDGWINATEVAARYGKKPIKWLELASTKNYMAALSRHLGFDVRNSDFKMVEASRVRGRAGTWLHPKLAVAFARWLDDDFAVWADLHIDALLRGELNEKQQFDRACKALNDAQSIASLSGKELSKFRWKKPKLVHDVDYWRDQLQLTLGLDAA; encoded by the coding sequence ATGAATACAGGAATTATTCCGTTCCACTACGAGGGGCAGGCCGTCAGCTTCAATAGTGACGGCTGGATAAATGCCACTGAAGTGGCGGCGCGTTACGGGAAGAAGCCAATCAAGTGGCTAGAGCTGGCCAGCACGAAAAACTACATGGCGGCGCTTTCTCGGCACCTCGGGTTTGATGTCCGCAATTCGGACTTCAAAATGGTCGAGGCGTCCCGGGTTCGTGGTCGCGCCGGTACTTGGCTGCATCCAAAGCTTGCGGTTGCGTTTGCCCGATGGCTGGATGACGACTTTGCGGTCTGGGCTGACCTTCATATTGATGCGCTCCTGCGTGGCGAACTCAACGAAAAGCAACAATTTGACCGGGCATGCAAGGCCCTGAACGACGCTCAGAGCATTGCCAGCCTCAGCGGAAAAGAGCTTTCAAAGTTTCGGTGGAAAAAACCGAAGCTTGTGCACGACGTTGATTACTGGCGAGACCAATTGCAGCTCACGCTCGGCCTCGACGCCGCATAG
- a CDS encoding phage tail tape measure protein, translating into MSTNFASLGISVESSQAAKAADDLDKLVDSAVDAEKAIDDLGKTGEGLANTGKKITQAENEVAQGVEKSTAAIDRKSGASRKAADSAVAEINVIAQLDRAMTGNITSMESLMQAEGLLERAKKGGLVTAEEQIKYQEQLGKAFDKIEKAEAKETAQKQRLIDAENRQIEALKRTVNGIDPVTAKLAKLEAQEKAAHEAFRVGAIDVEAYNAALAKVGKDRAGVTEVGGAFDKLKLGTRQAQENVMQLSNAIQSGDWGSGARAIAQLGAGAGESAGRMISLAAPVALVTAAIGTLAAAYLQGVDRAEKFNNALIVSGGAAGKTTAQLTAMSLALGKGGNLTQASEALLAVASSGELTGSTFDSVARAATELSVATGRSSGEIAKQMVGSKGDVAALAAEYNRQYHFMSSETYSHIKVLQEQGDEMGALELLTTQLADSMAKRNKDIEDSARGVVGAWRDAKKAFSDYWGEFTSRAGADKDTFTLQVKQGQLEDVKALPESNLRTKAIANLEQEISLIQQRIGAKQKDAEQDAKTDEKTQKGIDAERDLEVIRKAAYTNKQKRDKEEEKYLQKIADLREANPKSPLLDQKLIERDLDNIRNKYKDPKAASTQVDLTSFNNAKNNLSDIVNEYRNAQKELEAQQKAGVVSLSDYAKQRSALINQEKDDVTAAYQAEIDALEAAKAKKGTTAAQSIQLDQKIADARTGMVKAQKDADSQLTIIATSEKGRLEQLTAASEAYVNQLERQRAALEAAGSRAANGLGLGDRQAALQASLDATTDKFNDERAKLLDRRKTAPDKYSQEDYMRDLASLEDAERKYRDTVVDNYDKMSEAQGDWRSGASSAFQNYLQSANDVAGQTKSLFTNAFSSMEDAVANFAVTGKLSFSDFTKSIIADMARIATRQAASGLLSSIAGSALGAYFGGGAGAGATSFGSDIGGAITANAKGGVYDSPSLSSFSNQVHDKPQMFAFAKGAGIFAEAGPEAIMPLTRTAGGELGVRALGGGGGGAGGGNTDSKMEVTININRDGSGDATADTAMGQKLAPQFLAMIRGEIAANERRTLSPSGGATWRAINGR; encoded by the coding sequence ATGAGCACGAACTTCGCCTCGCTGGGCATTTCTGTCGAGTCTTCGCAGGCTGCAAAGGCTGCTGACGATCTGGACAAGTTGGTTGATTCGGCAGTTGATGCCGAGAAGGCGATTGATGACCTTGGCAAAACTGGCGAAGGATTGGCCAATACCGGAAAGAAGATCACTCAGGCAGAAAATGAGGTAGCCCAGGGTGTCGAGAAGTCTACGGCCGCGATAGACCGCAAATCTGGTGCAAGCCGCAAAGCAGCCGACAGCGCTGTGGCTGAGATCAACGTGATCGCCCAGCTTGATCGGGCCATGACCGGCAATATCACCAGTATGGAATCCCTGATGCAGGCTGAGGGCCTGCTTGAGCGCGCCAAGAAAGGCGGATTGGTCACGGCTGAGGAGCAGATCAAGTATCAGGAGCAGTTGGGCAAAGCGTTCGACAAAATAGAGAAGGCGGAAGCCAAGGAAACAGCCCAAAAGCAGCGCCTGATTGACGCAGAAAACCGACAGATTGAGGCGCTGAAACGCACCGTCAATGGAATTGACCCGGTAACCGCAAAGCTGGCAAAGCTTGAGGCGCAGGAGAAGGCAGCGCACGAAGCGTTCCGTGTTGGAGCAATTGATGTCGAGGCCTACAACGCCGCCCTGGCGAAGGTCGGAAAAGATCGAGCGGGCGTTACCGAAGTAGGCGGAGCCTTCGACAAGCTGAAGCTCGGCACTCGGCAAGCCCAAGAAAATGTCATGCAGCTCAGCAATGCCATTCAGTCGGGCGATTGGGGCAGTGGAGCGCGGGCAATTGCGCAGTTAGGCGCCGGCGCAGGCGAGTCGGCGGGGCGAATGATTTCCTTGGCTGCCCCTGTTGCTCTGGTGACTGCTGCCATCGGCACACTAGCAGCTGCCTACTTGCAGGGCGTTGATAGAGCAGAAAAATTCAACAACGCGCTTATTGTTAGTGGTGGGGCTGCGGGCAAGACAACTGCGCAGTTAACTGCAATGTCGCTAGCGCTTGGGAAGGGGGGCAACCTCACTCAGGCGTCAGAGGCTCTTCTCGCAGTCGCAAGTTCTGGAGAACTCACAGGCAGTACTTTTGATTCCGTTGCGCGCGCCGCCACCGAGCTTTCGGTGGCCACAGGGCGGAGCTCTGGGGAAATCGCCAAGCAGATGGTCGGCAGTAAGGGGGACGTTGCTGCACTCGCAGCTGAGTACAACCGCCAATACCACTTCATGAGCAGCGAAACTTACTCGCACATCAAGGTTCTGCAGGAGCAGGGCGATGAAATGGGGGCGTTGGAGCTTCTCACTACTCAGCTTGCCGACTCAATGGCTAAACGGAACAAGGATATTGAGGACTCGGCTCGCGGTGTCGTCGGTGCGTGGCGCGATGCGAAGAAAGCGTTCAGTGACTACTGGGGGGAGTTTACGAGCCGTGCAGGCGCAGATAAGGATACGTTTACTCTGCAAGTTAAGCAGGGACAGCTCGAAGACGTTAAGGCCCTGCCTGAAAGCAATCTCCGAACAAAAGCAATTGCGAACCTTGAGCAAGAGATATCGCTCATCCAGCAGCGTATCGGCGCAAAGCAGAAAGACGCCGAGCAGGATGCCAAGACTGACGAAAAAACTCAGAAAGGCATTGATGCGGAGCGTGACCTTGAAGTTATTCGCAAGGCTGCCTACACAAACAAGCAAAAGCGAGACAAGGAAGAGGAAAAGTATCTTCAGAAGATCGCTGACCTGCGCGAGGCGAACCCAAAAAGCCCGCTGCTCGATCAGAAACTGATTGAGCGAGACCTGGACAATATCCGCAACAAGTACAAAGACCCGAAGGCAGCCTCAACCCAAGTCGATCTGACCAGCTTCAACAACGCCAAGAACAACCTCTCCGATATAGTCAATGAATACCGGAACGCCCAGAAGGAACTGGAGGCCCAGCAGAAAGCCGGCGTGGTATCGCTCTCGGACTATGCGAAGCAGCGTTCGGCACTGATCAATCAGGAAAAGGACGATGTCACCGCGGCGTACCAGGCCGAGATTGATGCACTGGAAGCGGCCAAGGCCAAGAAAGGCACGACGGCGGCCCAGAGCATCCAGCTCGACCAGAAGATCGCCGATGCTCGCACTGGAATGGTCAAAGCGCAAAAGGACGCCGACAGTCAACTGACGATCATCGCCACAAGCGAGAAGGGCCGACTTGAGCAGCTGACGGCCGCCTCAGAGGCGTACGTCAACCAGTTGGAACGCCAGCGGGCCGCACTGGAAGCCGCTGGCTCCCGCGCAGCAAACGGGCTGGGCCTGGGAGACCGGCAAGCGGCACTGCAAGCGAGCCTCGACGCAACCACGGACAAGTTCAACGACGAGCGGGCCAAGCTGCTGGATCGCCGCAAGACCGCGCCTGACAAGTACAGCCAGGAAGACTACATGCGCGACCTGGCCAGTCTTGAGGATGCGGAAAGGAAGTACCGCGACACTGTGGTCGACAACTACGACAAGATGTCGGAGGCCCAGGGTGATTGGCGTAGCGGGGCCTCATCGGCTTTCCAGAACTATCTGCAGTCTGCCAACGATGTGGCTGGCCAGACCAAGAGCCTGTTCACGAATGCTTTTTCCAGCATGGAAGACGCGGTCGCGAATTTTGCTGTAACCGGCAAATTGTCGTTCTCCGATTTCACCAAATCGATCATCGCCGATATGGCGCGGATCGCGACTCGACAAGCTGCCTCTGGTTTGCTTTCGAGCATCGCCGGAAGTGCGCTTGGGGCGTACTTCGGTGGCGGTGCGGGTGCTGGCGCTACCAGCTTCGGGTCAGACATTGGTGGTGCAATCACTGCCAATGCCAAGGGCGGTGTGTACGACTCGCCAAGCTTGTCCAGCTTCAGCAACCAGGTGCACGACAAGCCGCAGATGTTCGCCTTCGCGAAGGGCGCGGGCATCTTCGCCGAAGCCGGGCCGGAGGCGATCATGCCGCTGACCAGGACGGCTGGCGGTGAGCTTGGGGTGCGGGCGCTGGGTGGCGGTGGGGGCGGGGCGGGCGGCGGGAATACCGACTCCAAGATGGAGGTCACCATCAACATCAATCGAGATGGATCTGGCGATGCGACTGCAGATACAGCAATGGGCCAGAAGCTGGCCCCTCAGTTCCTCGCCATGATCCGAGGTGAGATCGCAGCGAATGAACGCAGAACGTTGAGCCCCAGCGGGGGCGCAACGTGGAGAGCAATCAACGGGAGATAA
- a CDS encoding phage tail protein, producing MAIETFTWATQHGEAPDITYRVRTSQFGDGYKQEVGDGINNKVDSYPITHTGGQARALEIMAFFDRHKGAKAFLWTTPLGQLGLFTCKNPTPTPMGGGVFKLTATFERAFHP from the coding sequence ATGGCGATCGAGACATTCACCTGGGCCACCCAGCACGGGGAGGCGCCCGATATTACCTATCGGGTGCGCACCTCGCAGTTCGGGGACGGCTACAAGCAAGAGGTCGGGGACGGGATCAACAACAAAGTCGATTCCTACCCGATCACCCACACGGGCGGACAGGCGAGAGCGCTGGAAATTATGGCGTTCTTCGACCGTCATAAGGGTGCCAAAGCCTTTCTCTGGACAACCCCGCTTGGCCAGCTTGGCCTGTTCACCTGCAAAAACCCAACCCCTACGCCTATGGGCGGGGGAGTATTCAAATTGACGGCGACGTTCGAGCGCGCTTTCCACCCGTAA